The following coding sequences are from one Triticum dicoccoides isolate Atlit2015 ecotype Zavitan chromosome 4A, WEW_v2.0, whole genome shotgun sequence window:
- the LOC119288850 gene encoding putative nuclease HARBI1, protein MGNLGNLYVERYMNKIYRLPQQTGLQWVMECYGRPQYFYKMFQMSTNVFIALHDLLVSTYGLTSTTNVSSIESLAMFLWIVGGPQSFAQVENRFVRSLWTVHTKFKEVLLCLRKLAKDIIKPTDPTFSYEHESIKDERFWPHFKGAIGAIDGSHVPVSVPADDAVNHRCRHVFTSQNVLAICDFHMRFTFVVAGWPGCAHDTRIPNHALSHFSSFPVPPKGKYYLVDSGYPNRTGYLAPFKGSTYHLLEFRLCRDRPPQGKYEVFNFLHSSLRNVVKRTFGVLKQKWHILKGVPSFSPRT, encoded by the exons ATGGGAAACCTAGGTAACCTCTATGTTGAGCGGTACATGAACAAAATATATAGATTGCCTCAGCAAACAGGACTTCAATGGGTCATGGAGTGTTATGGTCGTCCCCaatacttttataaaatgtttcagATGAGCACTAATGTTTTCATTGCACTTCATGATTTGCTTGTCTCTACATATGGTTTGACATCAACCACTAATGTTTCCTCAATTGAGTCACTGGCCATGTTCTTATGGATCGTTGGAGGCCCTCAATCATTTGCTCAAGTTGAGAACCGCTTTGTACGGTCACTTTGGACAGTTCATACAAAGTTTAAGGAAGTTCTGTTATGTTTGCGCAAGTTAGCGAAAGATATCATCAAACCGACAGATCCTACTTTTAGCTATGAGCATGAAAGTATTAAAGATGAACGTTTTTGGCCTCATTTCAAAGGTGCTATTGGTGCAATAGATGGATCACATGTGCCAGTTTCAGTACCAGCGGATGATGCGGTTAACCATAGATGTCGGCATGTTTTTACATCTCAGAATGTGCTTGCAATATGTGACTTTCACATGAGGTTTACCTTTGTGGTTGCGGGTTGGCCGGGTTGTGCACATGACACAAGGATCCCAAATCATGCATTATCACATTTCTCTTCATTTCCCGTACCTCCCAAAG GGAAATATTATCTTGTGGACTCTGGATATCCAAATCGAACGGGATACCTTGCTCCTTTCAAGGGGAGTACATACCATCTACTGGAATTCCGTCTTTGTCGTGACCGTCCACCTCAAGGGAAGTATGAGGTGTTCAACTTTCTACATTCATCCCTTCGAAATGTTGTTAAACGTACTTTCGGGGTGCTCAAGCAGAAGTGGCACATATTGAAAGGAGTCCCAAGTTTCTCACCTCGTACATAG
- the LOC119288851 gene encoding zinc finger CCCH domain-containing protein 43-like, with translation MELKNEAIGLGWNDEKGTVDCSKEWWDEHLVRCQERTKKKCNHLKFKRHGPKHLEDLHVIFQNVHVTGASASCAGDIFSDESSDDNAVLLEKPEDNAEIKLSSMKKPSASKKRKQPSNVNEEKDEKSPFLRFYKQTCQKIESGVDKITSSVEASSAPTNHVPPISEVMKMVKECGVKEETALMHTTLTLMVKPDFREIFNALETKEGRLDYLKREHEREMLKHV, from the exons ATGGAGCTGAAAAATGAAGCTATTGGACTTGGATGGAATGATGAAAAGGGGACCGTTGATTGCTCAAAAGAATGGTGGGACGAACATCTTGTG AGATGCCAGGAGAGGACAAAAAAGAAATGCAACCATTTGAAGTTCAAAAGGCATGGACCAAAGCACCTTGAAGATTTGCATGTCATATTTCAGAATGTACATGTCACTGGGGCTAGTGCTTCTTGTGCTGGAGATATTTTCTCCGATGAATCAAGTGATGACAATGCAGTTCTTTTGGAGAAACCAGAAGATAATGCTGAAATAAAATTGTCCTCTATGAAGAAACCAAGTGCAAGCAAGAAGCGCAAGCAACCCTCTAATGTAAATGAGGAGAAGGATGAAAAGAGTCCCTTCTTACGGTTTTACaagcagacatgtcagaagatagaAAGTGGAGTCGACAAGATAACCTCAAGTGTGGAGGCATCATCAGCGCCAACCAACCATGTCCCTCCCATTTCAGAGGTCATGAAGATGGTGAAAGAATGTGGTGTCAAAGAAGAAACTGCTCTCATGCACACAACGCTCACTCTTATGGTGAAGCCTGACTTTAGGGAAATCTTCAATGCTCTTGAAACAAAAGAAGGGAGGCTTGATTATCTGAAGAGGGAGCATGAGAGGGAGATGTTGAAGCATGTGTAG